Proteins encoded in a region of the Triticum dicoccoides isolate Atlit2015 ecotype Zavitan chromosome 3A, WEW_v2.0, whole genome shotgun sequence genome:
- the LOC119270404 gene encoding expansin-B7-like: MAATSSSSYAVAVALLCLLATNGCCGCPGPAPAPTPTPTRAPATPSPVPVTPPPAPAPPSPVPVTPPPVPATPSPGSGSGSGSTNSSSGGWLDARATWYGAADGAGPDDNGGACGFKNVNLPPFNAMTSCGNEPLFKDGKGCGSCYQIRCVGKAHPACSGVPETVIITDMNYYPVARYHFDLSGTAFGAMAKDGRNDELRHAGIIDMQFKRVPCQYPGLSVTFHVEKGSNPNYLAILVEYANGDGDVAQVDLMDGGEPTGAWRPMRHSWGSIWRLDTRRPLRGPFSLRVTNGSGRSLVADQVIPADWQADAVYSSDVQFDD; encoded by the exons AtggcagcgacctcctcctcctcctacgccGTCGCGGTCGCTCTCCTCTGCCTGCTCGCCACCAATGGCTGCTGCGGCTGCCCTGGACCCGCACCTGCCCCCACACCTACACCTACACGTGCCCCCGCTACCCCCAGCCCCGTCCCCGTTACACCTCCACCTGCGCCAGCTCCCCCCAGCCCCGTCCCCGTTACACCTCCACCTGTGCCCGCTACTCCCAGCccaggctccggctccggctccggcagcACCAACAGCTCCTCCGGCGGCTGGCTAGACGCGAGGGCCACCTGGTATGGTGCAGCCGATGGCGCCGGGCCGGACGACAATGGTGGCGCGTGTGGATTCAAGAACGTGAACCTGCCGCCGTTCAACGCCATGACGTCGTGCGGCAACGAGCCGCTCTTCAAGGACGGCAAGGGATGCGGCTCCTGCTACCAG ATAAGGTGCGTGGGCAAGGCTCACCCGGCGTGCTCCGGCGTCCCCGAGACGGTGATCATCACGGACATGAACTACTACCCCGTCGCCCGCTACCACTTCGACCTCAGCGGCACTGCTTTTGGCGCCATGGCCAAGGACGGCCGCAACGACGAGCTCCGCCACGCCGGCATCATCGACATGCAGTTCAAGAGGGTGCCGTGCCAGTACCCGGGGCTGTCGGTGACGTTCCATGTGGAGAAGGGGTCGAACCCGAACTACCTGGCGATCCTGGTGGAGTACGCGAACGGTGACGGCGACGTGGCGCAGGTGGacctcatggacggcggcgagcCGACGGGGGCCTGGAGGCCGATGAGGCACTCGTGGGGCTCCATCTGGCGCCTGGACACGCGCCGCCCGCTGCGGGGGCCCTTCTCGCTGCGCGTCACCAACGGCTCCGGCAGGTCGCTCGTCGCCGACCAGGTCATCCCCGCCGACTGGCAGGCCGACGCCGTGTACAGCTCCGACGTCCAGTTCGATGATTGA